In Hoeflea ulvae, one genomic interval encodes:
- a CDS encoding ABC transporter ATP-binding protein produces the protein MLELDNVSKISNGEAHISDVSLRLESGSLNVLLGPTLSGKTSLMRIMAGLDRPTRGRVLSDGEDVTGLAVQKRNVAMVYQQFINYPAMTVYENIASPLRISGADKATIEREVARAAELLRLGPYLQRTPLNLSGGQQQRTALARAIVKKAGLVLLDEPLANLDYKLREELRAELPKIFSESGAIFVYATTEPSEALLLGGDTATLSEGRITQFGPTVDVFRDPVNLVTAQTFSDPPMNLLPMQKTQDRFVKQGVKDIPVPPGLSHLADGPCTLGFRSHNLSPVAGAGTTPLSAEVMVTEITGSESYVHLIHEDQRWVMLTKGIHDIDAGEMMEVHLDTAHLLVFDRDGRTVRAQTSGA, from the coding sequence ATGCTGGAACTGGACAATGTCTCCAAGATCTCCAACGGGGAAGCGCACATCAGTGACGTGTCGCTGCGGCTGGAAAGCGGTTCGCTGAACGTGCTGCTGGGGCCGACCCTGTCGGGCAAGACCAGCCTGATGCGGATCATGGCCGGCCTCGACCGCCCGACCCGCGGACGCGTGCTCAGCGACGGTGAAGATGTGACCGGACTGGCGGTGCAGAAGCGCAATGTTGCCATGGTCTACCAGCAGTTCATCAATTACCCGGCGATGACGGTCTATGAAAACATTGCCTCGCCGCTTCGCATCTCCGGCGCCGACAAGGCGACGATCGAGCGCGAGGTTGCACGCGCTGCCGAACTGCTCAGGCTCGGGCCCTATCTGCAGCGCACGCCGCTCAACCTGTCGGGCGGCCAGCAGCAGCGCACCGCACTGGCGCGCGCCATCGTCAAGAAGGCCGGACTTGTTTTGCTCGACGAGCCGCTCGCCAATCTCGACTACAAATTGCGCGAGGAACTGCGCGCCGAACTGCCAAAGATCTTCTCCGAATCCGGCGCCATTTTCGTTTACGCCACCACCGAACCCTCCGAAGCGCTGCTTTTGGGCGGTGATACGGCGACGCTGAGCGAAGGCCGCATCACCCAGTTCGGCCCGACGGTCGATGTGTTCCGCGACCCGGTCAACCTGGTAACCGCCCAGACATTTTCCGATCCGCCAATGAACCTGCTGCCGATGCAGAAGACGCAGGACAGATTCGTCAAGCAGGGCGTGAAGGACATCCCGGTTCCCCCTGGCCTTTCGCATCTCGCCGACGGGCCCTGCACGCTCGGTTTCCGGTCGCACAACCTGTCCCCCGTAGCCGGTGCCGGCACCACGCCGCTGTCTGCCGAGGTGATGGTCACCGAAATCACCGGCTCGGAAAGCTATGTCCATCTCATTCACGAAGACCAGCGCTGGGTGATGCTGACCAAGGGCATTCACGACATCGACGCGGGCGAGATGATGGAGGTGCATCTCGATACGGCGCACCTGCTGGTGTTCGACCGCGACGGGCGCACCGTTCGCGCCCAGACATCGGGAGCATGA
- a CDS encoding class I SAM-dependent methyltransferase yields the protein MSGMSQNYGLRDEIKAYWSLRAESFDSQPGHEIFSEPERAAWHQLIIRHLGPGEQRRVLDLASGTGVVAHLLDDLGFEVTGMDWAEPMLARARAKARLRERPLRFLMGDAEKTMEPDNSYDVITNRHLVWTLVDPEAAFAEWLRVLKPGGQLLIVDGDFVNSGLPARLANAVARAIARLRPGASGNAQPATMMETHNSILSRVYFSGGARAEAVVALLARAGFENIVIDTDMRAIHRAQKNNFPFLKRIERATQHRYAICASKPAGKV from the coding sequence ATGTCGGGCATGTCGCAAAATTACGGGCTGAGAGACGAGATCAAGGCCTATTGGTCGTTGCGTGCCGAAAGCTTTGACAGCCAGCCCGGCCACGAGATCTTTTCGGAACCAGAACGGGCCGCCTGGCACCAGCTGATCATCCGCCATCTCGGCCCCGGCGAACAGCGGCGCGTGCTCGATCTCGCCTCGGGAACCGGCGTGGTGGCGCATCTTCTCGACGATCTCGGCTTCGAGGTGACCGGCATGGACTGGGCCGAGCCGATGCTGGCACGGGCCCGCGCCAAGGCGAGGCTGCGCGAACGCCCGCTGCGCTTCCTGATGGGCGACGCCGAAAAGACCATGGAACCTGACAACAGCTATGATGTGATCACCAACCGGCATCTGGTCTGGACGCTTGTCGATCCCGAGGCGGCGTTTGCCGAATGGCTGCGGGTGCTCAAGCCAGGTGGTCAATTGCTGATCGTCGACGGGGATTTCGTCAATTCGGGGCTTCCGGCCCGGCTCGCCAACGCAGTTGCCCGCGCCATCGCCCGCTTGCGTCCCGGCGCAAGCGGAAACGCGCAACCGGCAACGATGATGGAAACCCACAACTCCATCCTGTCACGGGTCTATTTCTCCGGCGGCGCCCGCGCCGAAGCCGTGGTGGCGCTGCTGGCTCGGGCCGGCTTCGAGAACATTGTCATCGACACCGATATGCGCGCCATTCACAGGGCGCAGAAAAACAATTTTCCGTTTCTCAAGCGCATCGAGCGCGCCACCCAGCACCGCTATGCGATCTGCGCCAGCAAACCGGCAGGCAAGGTGTAA